In Euphorbia lathyris chromosome 10, ddEupLath1.1, whole genome shotgun sequence, a single genomic region encodes these proteins:
- the LOC136208894 gene encoding U4/U6 small nuclear ribonucleoprotein PRP4-like protein, with product MAEEEENSQPPPTLPEESTTVVPDNQDAVQPIPAIIPPVFPSFMPPIAPLPPIAIPPPAAIPRPLAPLPVRPPVPQNGDVRMSDSESDEDDSVPSGTDAGSNVDYVISEGSRLERERQQKAIQDLLMKRRAAALAVPTNDMAVRARLRRLGEPVTLFGEREMERRDRLRMLMAKLDAEGQLEKLMKAHEEEEAAATAIADDADEEMLQYPFYTEGSKELLHSRIDIAKFSILRAASRIQRARRKREDPDEDVDAEIDWALKQAGSLALDCSEIGDARPLSGCSFSNDGKLLSTCALTGIGKVWSIPQVKIVSALKGHKERATDIAFSPVNNHLATASADRTAKLWNTDGTLLRTFEGHLDRLARIGFHPSGKYLGTTSFDKTWRLWDVDTGTELLLQEGHSRSVYGIAFHDDGSLVGSCGLDSLARVWDLRTGRSILALEGHVKPVLGISFSPNGYHLATGGEDNTCRIWDLRKKRSLYIIPAHSNLISEVKFEPQEGYYLATSSYDMTAKVWSGRDFKPVKTLSGHEAKVTSLDISPDGCCIATVSHDRTIKLWSSSNNAKEDEGMDVDE from the exons AtggcagaagaagaagaaaattcaCAACCACCACCAACTCTACCGGAAGAATCAACTACTGTAGTTCCCGACAATCAAGATGCAGTTCAACCAATTCCGGCCATCATTCCACCAGTTTTCCCCTCATTTATGCCGCCTATTGCTCCTTTACCTCCTATTGCCATTCCGCCTCCCGCCGCAATCCCTCGCCCATTAGCTCCTCTCCCGGTTCGTCCTCCGGTACCCCAAAATGGTGATGTTAGAATGAGCGACTCCGAATccgatgaagatgattcagttCCTTCTGGGACTGATGCGGGATCAAATGTGGATTATGTCATCTCTGAAGGAAGCCGATTAGAAAGAGAGAGGCAGCAGAAGGCTATACAGGACCTCTTGATGAAGAGGCGTGCTGCTGCTCTGGCAGTTCCTACTAACGACATGGCAGTACGAGCTCGGCTTCGGAGGCTTGGGGAGCCAGTTACTTTGTTCGGAGAACGGGAGATGGAGAGACGGGACAGACTGCGGATGCTTATGGCGAAGCTTGATGCTGAAGGCCAGTTGGAGAAATTGATGAAAGCTCACGAGGAAGAGGAGGCTGCAGCTACTGCTATAGCTGATGATGCCGATGAAGAAATGCTTCAGTATCCTTTCTATACTGAAGGTTCCAAGGAGTTGCTCCATTCTAGAATTGATATTGCAAAATTTTCTATTCTTAGAGCAGCTTCTAGGATTCAACGTGCAAGGAGGAAACGAGAAGATCCAGATGAAGATGTAGATGCTGAAATTGACTGGGCTTTGAAACAGGCAGGGAGTCTTGCACTTGACTGTAGCGAAATAGGAGATGCTCGACCACTCTCTGGCTGTTCCTTCTCTAATGATGGAAAACTACTTTCCACTTG TGCTTTAACTGGCATTGGTAAAGTATGGAGCATTCCTCAAGTAAAGATTGTTTCTGCCTTGAAGGGACACAAAGAGCGTGCAACTGATATTGCATTTTCTCCTGTGAACAATCATTTAGCAACTGCCTCTGCCGATCGAACTGCAAAGTTATGGAACACTGATGGTACTCTCCTTAGAACATTTGAGGGACATTTAGATCGTCTTGCACGCATTGGCTTCCATCCATCAGGGAAGTACTTGGGGACTACAAGTTTTGACAAGACATGGAGACTATGGGATGTAGATACTGGTACTGAGTTGCTCCTTCAAGAAGGTCATAGTCGTAGTGTATATGGGATAGCCTTCCACGACGATGGCTCATTAGTAGGATCTTGTGGATTGGATTCGCTTGCACGTGTTTGGGACCTTCGTACTGGTAGAAGTATCCTTGCGTTGGAAGGCCATGTCAAGCCT GTTCTTGGTATTAGCTTTTCACCCAATGGGTATCATTTGGCCACTGGTGGTGAAGATAATACATGCCGCATATGGGATTTGAGGAAGAAAAGGTCACTTTATATTATACCAGCTCACTCAAATCTTATATCAGAAGTGAAGTTTGAGCCTCAAGAAGGCTACTATTTAGCCACCTCATCTTATGACATGACTGCGAAG GTTTGGTCTGGGCGAGATTTTAAGCCTGTTAAGACATTGTCAGGGCATGAAGCCAAAGTGACTTCTTTGGATATTAGTCCAG ATGGATGCTGTATCGCAACGGTGTCGCATGATCGAACCATCAAGCTTTGGTCCAGCAGCAACAATGCAAAGGAGGATGAGGGTATGGATGTGGATGAGTGA